One window of Lacerta agilis isolate rLacAgi1 chromosome 14, rLacAgi1.pri, whole genome shotgun sequence genomic DNA carries:
- the LOC117057609 gene encoding vomeronasal type-2 receptor 26-like produces MTERRLYHSLYQMAPNDVHEYNGLVKLLLHFKWTWVGLLTMKYIIGEMFLEALVSQLTLNYICVDFIHRIWTLAYGEGMSDLLFSEFNKISIVMKSKANVFVVFGNSMVIDILIGYLHMAQLPMGKVWLVTSHWDFKTTNERRWNMQNFQGALSISLHSNEPLGFRTFLQSLNPFEEKQNDLIKDFWEKTFNCSLKNNNVGEEPKKRCTGEEKLESLPLQIFEMSMTGSSYAVYNVPHAVAHAVHAMYQSRFKQRSQVARVDLQNLHPWQLHPFLKYLTFNNSAGEKVQLNDNGELMTGFDVTNWVMFPNQSFVRVKIGRLDLQAAPGKELTIHDESIVWHRTFNQILPTSLCNDKCHPGYSRKKKEGEPFCCYECIPCPEGKISNQSDMDVCTECPEDQYSNFHQNQCIPKVITYLSYEEPLGMSLALSALALAMITALVIITFVKHQNTPIVKANNRSVTYILLVSLLLCFLCCLLFIGKPGQLICLLQQTTFGIIFSLALSSLLAKTITVVLAFMATRPGSRMRKWMGKKLTNSIMFSGCFIQAGICTLWLSISPPYPDTDMYSVNGEIIAECNEGSTVMFYTVLGYMCFLAIVSFTVAYLARRLPDTFNEAKFITFSMMVFCSVWLSFVPAYLSTKGKYMVAVEIFSILSSSAGLLVCIFSPKCYILLFRADLNNREQLKSGKD; encoded by the exons ATGACTGAAAGAAGACTGTACCATTCCCTGTACCAGATGGCCCCTAATGATGTCCATGAGTACAATGGATTGGTCAAGTTACTTTTGCATTTCAAATGGACATGGGTTGGTCTCTTAACTATGAAATAcattattggagaaatgtttttgGAAGCATTAGTTTCACAGCTTACCCTGAATTACATCTGTGTTGATTTTATACATAGGATATGGACGTTGGCTTATGGTGAAGGAATGTCAGATTTGCTCTTCAGTGAATTTAATAAAATTTCAATTGTCATGAAAAGCAAAGCCAATGTTTTTGTGGTCTTTGGTAATTCCATGGTGATTGACATTTTGATCGGGTATCTTCATATGGCACAACTTCCTATGGGTAAAGTATGGCTTGTGACAAGTCATTGGGATTTCAAAACCACCAATGAAAGgaggtggaatatgcagaattttcAGGGTGCCTTATCTATATCTCTACACTCAAATGAACCCCTGGGATTCAGAACATTTCTTCAGAGTCTAAATCCTtttgaggaaaaacaaaatgatTTGATCAAGGATTTCTGGGAAAAGACCTTCAATTGctcattgaaaaataataatgtgggtGAAGAGCCTAAGAAACGTTGCACGGGAGAGGAGAAATTGGAGAGTCTTCCATTACAAatctttgaaatgagcatgactggcagcagctatgcTGTGTACAATGTTCCTCATGCAGTGGCACATGCTGTACATGCTATGTATCAATCTAGATTCAAACAGAGATCACAGGTGGCTAGAGTGGATTTGCAGAATCTGCACCCATGGCAG CTCCATCCCTTTCTAAAATATCTCacattcaacaacagtgctggagagAAAGTACAGCTTAATGATAATGGAGAATTAATGACAGGATTTGATGTGACCAACTGGGTAATGTTTCCAAATCAATCTTTTGTCAGAGTCAAAATTGGAAGGCTGGATCTTCAAGCTGCTCCAGGCAAGGAGTTAACCATTCATGATGAAAGCATTGTGTGGCATAGAACTTTTAACCAG ATTCTCCCCACTTCTCTGTGTAATGACAAGTGCCATCCTGGatacagcaggaaaaagaaggaaggggagccTTTTTGCTGTTATGAATGTATTccttgtccagaagggaagatttctaACCAGTCAG ATATGGATGTCTGCACCGAATGTCCAGAAGATCAATATTCAAACTTCCACCAGAACCAATGCATTCCCAAAGTCATAACTTACCTTTCATATGAGGAACCTTTAGGCATGAGTTTAGCTTTGTCGGCTCTTGCTCTTGCTATGATCACAGCTTTGGTGATAATAACATTTGTGAAGCACCAGAACACACCCatcgtcaaagccaacaaccgaagTGTCACCTACATTCTTCTCGTTTCCCTCCTACTGTGTTTCCTCTGCTGCTTGCTTTTTATTGGAAAACCTGGACAGCTAATTTGCTTACTCCAACAGACAACGTTTGGCATCATCTTTTCTCTTGCTCTTTCCAGCTTGTTAGctaaaaccatcactgtggtccTGGCATTTATGGCTACTAGACCAGGATCCAGAATGAGGAAATGGATGGGGAAAAAGCTGACAAACTCTATCATGTTTTCAGGCTGCTTTATTCAAGCAGGAATTTGTACCCTTTGGTTGAGTATTTCTCCCCCATACCCAGATACAGACATGTACTCAGTGAATGGGGAAATCATAGCAGAGTGCAATGAAGGCTCAACTGTCATGTTTTAtactgtcttgggctatatgtgcttcctggccattgtcagcttcacGGTGGCTTACCTTGCTAGGAGGTTGCCAGAcactttcaatgaagccaaatttatcactttcagcatgatggtgttctgcagtgtttggttgtcctttgttcctgcctacctgagcaccaaagggaaatacatggtggctgtggagatcttctctatcttgtcctccagtgctgggttactggtttgcatcttttcccctaaaTGCTATATTCTTTTGTTCAGGGCTGACCTGAATAACAGGGAGCAACTAAAATCAGGAAAAGACTAA